The following coding sequences lie in one Steroidobacter denitrificans genomic window:
- the fabB gene encoding beta-ketoacyl-ACP synthase I codes for MRRVVVTGMGIVSCLGNDLDDVSVALAEGRSGIRVAPGYAELGLRSQIAGIPQIDLDKQLDRRDLRFMGDAAAYAAVSMKQAIADSGLTAAQISNPRTGLIAGSGGASSANIVEAADTLRSRGIRKVGATRVPRTMGSTVAACLATSYHIKGVSYAITSACATSAHCIGAGAEQIQFGKQDVMFCGGGEEEHWSLTALFDAMGALSSGRNDHPEKASRAYDANRDGFVIAGGGGMLVLESLEHAQARGARIYAELVGYGVTADGADMVQPSGEGAVRCMRQALIGLEHPIDYLNTHGTSTPLGDVIELKAVREVFGANIPPISSTKSLTGHSLGAAGVQEAIYCLLMMRDGFLTASANIEELDPACADFPILREARKQHVDTAMSNSFGFGGTNATLVFRKF; via the coding sequence ATGCGCCGCGTCGTCGTCACCGGCATGGGTATCGTTTCCTGTCTGGGCAATGACCTGGATGATGTCTCGGTGGCCCTCGCCGAAGGGCGTTCCGGCATCCGCGTCGCGCCCGGATATGCCGAGCTTGGACTGCGCAGCCAGATCGCCGGTATCCCGCAGATCGATCTGGATAAGCAACTCGATCGCCGCGATCTGCGCTTCATGGGCGATGCGGCCGCCTACGCTGCGGTATCGATGAAACAGGCGATTGCGGACAGCGGTCTCACCGCGGCCCAAATCAGCAATCCCCGTACGGGTCTGATTGCCGGCAGCGGCGGCGCCTCCTCCGCGAACATCGTCGAGGCGGCCGACACGCTGCGCAGCCGCGGCATCCGCAAAGTCGGGGCGACGCGTGTTCCGCGCACCATGGGCAGCACGGTCGCGGCCTGCCTGGCAACCTCGTACCACATCAAAGGCGTCAGCTACGCGATTACATCCGCCTGTGCAACCAGCGCGCATTGTATCGGTGCCGGTGCCGAACAGATCCAATTCGGCAAGCAGGATGTGATGTTCTGCGGCGGCGGTGAAGAAGAACACTGGTCGCTCACGGCGCTGTTCGATGCCATGGGCGCTCTGTCGAGCGGACGCAACGATCACCCGGAAAAGGCGTCGCGTGCATACGATGCGAACCGCGACGGATTCGTCATCGCCGGCGGCGGCGGCATGCTGGTGCTCGAATCCCTCGAACATGCCCAGGCGCGCGGGGCGCGCATCTATGCCGAACTGGTCGGTTACGGCGTGACCGCCGACGGCGCCGATATGGTACAGCCCTCGGGCGAAGGCGCGGTGCGCTGCATGCGCCAGGCACTCATCGGCCTCGAACACCCCATCGACTATCTCAATACGCATGGCACTTCGACTCCGCTCGGCGACGTCATCGAACTCAAGGCCGTGCGTGAAGTGTTCGGCGCGAACATTCCGCCCATCTCCTCCACGAAATCCCTCACCGGTCATTCGCTCGGTGCGGCGGGTGTGCAGGAGGCGATCTACTGTCTGCTCATGATGCGCGACGGCTTTCTTACCGCTTCGGCGAACATCGAAGAACTCGATCCGGCCTGCGCCGATTTTCCTATCCTGCGAGAAGCACGAAAACAACACGTGGATACCGCGATGTCGAACAGCTTCGGCTTCGGCGGAACGAATGCCACGCTGGTATTCAGGAAATTCTGA
- a CDS encoding nitrate/nitrite transporter — translation MRQLDSATADSSRALWLSTLAFTVCFAVWTLFSIIGIQVKSDLDLTETQFGLLVGTPILTGSLIRLILGVWADQFGGRRVYIGVMVSAAIATWLLTYAHDYPTFLIAALGVGIAGGSFSVGIAYVSRWYPPSRQGTALGIFGAGNVGAAVTKFAAPMVMVAFGWQMVAKAWAVGLLLIAAIFWLGTKEDPELERRRKAGVKGDSLTAMLEPLKNVQVWRFSLYYFFVFGAFVALALWLPRYLMGVYDLDIRAAGMLAAFYSVPASLFRIYGGVLADKYGARRVMYWTFSVSVVCCFLLAYPPTDYIVYGIQGPMAFRLETGLIGFVVLAFTLGFFMSLGKAAVYKHIPVYYPGHVGAVGGVVGLVGGLGGFVLPIAFGVMNDLTGIWQSCFMLLFLIVAVSLLWMHVSIRSMEREAAGAVLRKLPELPEMQEIHKPQHEGVLGSHLIEDWRPEDRAFWEGSGRRIANRNLWLSIPSLLLSFAVWMVWSVVVAKLPAIGFEYTTDQLFWLAALPGLSGATLRIIYSFVVPIFGGRLWTTLATWSLLIPALGIGFAVQNPQTPYWILLLLALLCGFGGGNFASSMSNISFFFPKAEKGHALALNAGLGNLGVSAVQFVVPLVITVGVFGWLGGDPIVSRDLVGERQLWLQNAGFIWVPFIVVSAFAAWFGMNDLASAKASFAEQAIIFRRSQNWIMCWLYTGTFGSFIGYSAGFPLLAKTQFPEVEVLKFAFLGPLVGALSRSLTGWISDRWGGARVTFWVFVGMALGVCGVLYFLGTHNFPGFLAMFIFLFFVSGVGNASTFQMIPAIMRKEMNRLMPQANDMERTRQAEKESAAIIGFSSAIAAYGAFFIPKSYGTSIALTGGPQTALWAFLGFYASCILLTWIVYTRPGGLLYDLERRRIDTVPAMAVD, via the coding sequence GTGAGACAACTTGATTCCGCCACCGCAGATTCCTCCCGCGCATTGTGGCTATCGACCCTCGCCTTCACCGTTTGTTTCGCCGTCTGGACCCTGTTTTCGATCATCGGCATACAGGTCAAGAGCGATCTAGACCTGACGGAAACGCAGTTCGGCCTGCTGGTGGGCACACCGATTCTCACCGGCAGCCTCATCCGCCTCATTCTCGGTGTCTGGGCGGATCAGTTCGGCGGCCGCCGCGTCTATATCGGCGTCATGGTGAGCGCCGCCATCGCGACCTGGCTGCTGACTTACGCCCATGACTACCCGACCTTCCTGATCGCGGCCCTCGGAGTCGGCATCGCCGGCGGCTCCTTCTCGGTCGGCATCGCCTACGTCTCTCGCTGGTATCCCCCTAGCCGGCAGGGGACGGCGCTCGGCATCTTCGGCGCCGGCAATGTCGGCGCCGCCGTGACCAAGTTCGCGGCGCCGATGGTGATGGTCGCCTTCGGCTGGCAGATGGTGGCGAAGGCCTGGGCCGTCGGCTTGCTGCTGATCGCGGCCATCTTCTGGCTGGGCACCAAGGAAGATCCGGAACTGGAAAGACGCCGCAAGGCAGGCGTGAAAGGCGACTCGCTGACGGCCATGCTCGAGCCGCTCAAGAATGTGCAGGTATGGCGCTTTTCGCTGTACTACTTCTTTGTCTTCGGCGCCTTCGTCGCCCTCGCATTGTGGCTGCCGCGCTACTTGATGGGCGTCTACGATCTCGATATCCGCGCTGCCGGCATGCTCGCCGCATTTTATTCCGTGCCGGCAAGCCTGTTTCGCATCTACGGCGGCGTTCTTGCCGACAAATATGGTGCGCGGCGCGTCATGTACTGGACCTTCTCCGTCTCGGTGGTGTGCTGCTTCCTGCTCGCCTACCCGCCGACCGACTACATCGTGTACGGCATCCAGGGTCCGATGGCATTTCGTCTGGAAACCGGTCTCATCGGCTTCGTCGTCCTGGCATTCACGCTCGGCTTTTTCATGAGCCTCGGCAAGGCGGCCGTCTACAAGCATATCCCGGTGTATTACCCCGGACACGTGGGCGCCGTGGGCGGCGTCGTCGGCCTGGTCGGTGGCCTGGGCGGTTTCGTACTGCCGATCGCCTTCGGTGTCATGAACGATCTGACCGGCATCTGGCAAAGCTGCTTCATGCTGCTGTTCCTGATCGTCGCCGTATCGCTGCTGTGGATGCATGTTTCGATCCGCTCGATGGAACGCGAAGCGGCCGGCGCCGTGCTGCGCAAGCTGCCCGAATTGCCCGAAATGCAGGAGATCCACAAGCCGCAGCACGAGGGTGTTCTCGGCAGCCACCTGATCGAGGACTGGCGCCCCGAGGATCGCGCCTTCTGGGAAGGCAGCGGCCGCAGGATTGCTAACCGCAATCTTTGGCTGTCGATTCCATCGCTGCTGCTGTCCTTCGCGGTGTGGATGGTCTGGTCAGTGGTCGTGGCCAAGCTGCCGGCCATCGGGTTCGAGTACACCACGGATCAGTTGTTCTGGCTCGCGGCCCTGCCCGGCCTGTCAGGCGCCACCCTGCGGATCATCTACTCCTTCGTCGTACCGATCTTCGGCGGTCGGCTCTGGACGACACTCGCGACCTGGTCGCTGCTGATTCCGGCGCTGGGCATCGGCTTCGCGGTGCAGAATCCGCAGACGCCCTACTGGATCCTGCTGTTGCTGGCCTTGTTATGCGGCTTCGGCGGCGGCAATTTCGCCTCCTCGATGTCGAACATCTCGTTCTTTTTCCCCAAGGCGGAAAAAGGCCATGCGCTGGCGCTGAATGCCGGTCTCGGCAACCTTGGCGTCAGCGCGGTGCAATTCGTCGTGCCGCTGGTGATTACGGTGGGTGTATTCGGCTGGCTGGGCGGCGATCCGATCGTTTCCCGGGATCTCGTCGGCGAGCGGCAGCTGTGGCTGCAGAACGCCGGCTTCATCTGGGTGCCGTTCATCGTAGTTTCGGCGTTTGCCGCATGGTTCGGCATGAACGATCTGGCCAGCGCCAAGGCCTCGTTCGCGGAACAGGCGATCATCTTCCGGCGCTCGCAGAATTGGATCATGTGCTGGCTGTACACCGGCACGTTCGGTTCGTTCATCGGCTACTCGGCGGGTTTTCCGCTGTTGGCCAAAACGCAGTTCCCGGAAGTGGAGGTGCTGAAGTTCGCATTTCTGGGACCGCTCGTCGGCGCTTTGAGCCGCTCGCTGACAGGCTGGATCTCGGACCGCTGGGGTGGAGCGCGCGTGACATTCTGGGTGTTCGTCGGCATGGCGCTCGGCGTGTGCGGCGTACTGTATTTCCTCGGGACGCACAACTTTCCGGGATTCCTGGCGATGTTCATATTCCTGTTTTTCGTCAGCGGCGTGGGCAATGCCTCCACGTTCCAGATGATTCCGGCGATCATGCGCAAGGAAATGAATCGGCTCATGCCGCAAGCCAATGATATGGAGCGCACGCGGCAGGCGGAGAAGGAGAGTGCGGCGATCATCGGTTTCAGTTCCGCCATCGCCGCCTATGGCGCCTTCTTCATCCCTAAAAGCTATGGCACCTCGATCGCGCTGACCGGCGGGCCGCAGACCGCACTGTGGGCATTCCTTGGCTTCTACGCCAGTTGCATTCTG